Proteins from a single region of Dehalococcoidales bacterium:
- a CDS encoding CvpA family protein — MNWLDITLLVIIASAVFFGLKTGLIKAVFSLAGIIVGVILAGRLHTPLAGQLTFIPQPGIAEVVAFAIILIGTMIVASILARLVKWTASIVMLGWVNYLGGAAFGFVMGSLFCGALLASWVKYFGAAEIISQSSLANILLDRFPAVLALLPEEFDAIRSFFE; from the coding sequence ATGAACTGGCTTGATATAACTCTCCTGGTAATAATCGCCAGCGCCGTCTTCTTCGGACTGAAAACCGGCCTGATAAAGGCTGTCTTTTCACTGGCCGGTATAATCGTGGGCGTAATCCTGGCCGGACGTTTGCATACCCCTCTCGCCGGACAGTTGACTTTCATCCCGCAACCCGGCATCGCTGAAGTGGTCGCCTTCGCTATTATACTGATCGGAACAATGATTGTTGCCAGTATCCTGGCCCGGTTAGTTAAATGGACCGCCTCAATAGTGATGCTGGGCTGGGTCAATTACCTGGGCGGCGCTGCCTTTGGCTTCGTGATGGGGTCTCTATTCTGCGGCGCCCTGCTCGCCAGTTGGGTAAAATATTTCGGCGCCGCAGAAATCATCAGCCAATCCAGCCTGGCAAATATCCTGCTGGACCGGTTCCCGGCAGTCTTAGCGTTACTCCCTGAGGAGTTTGACGCGATACGCTCTTTCTTTGAGTAA
- a CDS encoding ABC transporter permease codes for MKLFEFFGIAVKSLLANKLRSVLTMLGMIIGVGAVIILMSVGAGLQNMITSTFEELGTNLLFVQPANPEAPGFASFAPGYATASITMGDAEAMRQIRSVVAVNPTNENFVKVIAGNEAATSVIEGTTPEFQHLYNFTMASGQFISEVNIARRDMVVVLGSKTAKDLFGSNDPVGQRVKIKDKRFTVIGVLEPRGMSSFGFSWDEMVVTPITTYQARLFSQKTPGGEDAVQSIVVQVASADVMDEVIEEIENLLRKRHRIAEGADDDFAVIGLEQLLGTFETITLALTVFLGLIGGISLLVGSIGIMNIMLVSVTERTKEIGLRKAVGAKRRDILMQFLLEAAILSLVGGAIGLTGAWLIAYAISLVDLGGFTINAVVSPLVVTVAVLVSVFIGLASGIYPAMRAARLNPIDALHYG; via the coding sequence GTGAAGCTTTTTGAATTTTTTGGTATCGCTGTAAAATCGCTCTTGGCCAATAAACTGCGCTCGGTACTGACTATGCTGGGCATGATAATCGGGGTCGGCGCCGTTATTATTCTGATGTCCGTGGGGGCCGGCCTCCAGAATATGATTACCAGCACCTTTGAAGAGCTGGGTACTAACCTGCTCTTCGTGCAGCCAGCCAACCCGGAGGCGCCGGGGTTTGCCTCTTTTGCGCCCGGCTACGCTACCGCCAGCATTACCATGGGTGACGCTGAAGCGATGAGACAAATCCGTTCGGTGGTAGCTGTAAATCCAACCAACGAGAATTTTGTTAAGGTAATAGCTGGTAACGAAGCTGCAACTTCCGTGATAGAGGGTACCACTCCTGAATTTCAGCATCTGTATAATTTTACGATGGCGTCGGGGCAATTCATCTCCGAGGTAAATATTGCCCGGAGAGACATGGTAGTGGTCCTGGGGAGTAAAACTGCGAAAGACCTCTTTGGCAGCAATGACCCTGTCGGCCAGCGGGTCAAGATAAAGGATAAACGCTTTACTGTCATCGGTGTCCTGGAGCCCAGGGGCATGTCATCTTTCGGATTCAGCTGGGATGAGATGGTAGTAACACCGATAACCACCTATCAAGCCCGGTTATTCTCTCAGAAGACGCCCGGCGGGGAAGACGCCGTTCAGTCAATCGTCGTGCAGGTAGCCAGTGCCGATGTTATGGACGAAGTAATAGAAGAGATTGAAAATCTCTTGAGGAAGCGCCACCGCATTGCCGAGGGGGCAGATGATGATTTCGCTGTCATCGGCCTGGAGCAGTTACTCGGAACATTTGAGACCATAACCCTGGCATTAACTGTATTCCTGGGATTGATTGGTGGTATTTCCCTGCTGGTAGGCAGTATTGGTATCATGAACATCATGCTCGTCTCGGTGACCGAACGCACCAAAGAAATCGGCCTGCGCAAGGCAGTAGGGGCCAAGCGCCGGGATATCCTCATGCAATTTTTGCTGGAAGCGGCCATATTGAGCCTGGTAGGAGGCGCCATCGGGCTGACCGGAGCCTGGCTGATTGCCTACGCTATCTCCCTGGTTGACCTGGGCGGGTTCACCATCAATGCTGTGGTCTCGCCACTGGTCGTCACCGTAGCCGTCCTGGTCTCGGTCTTTATCGGACTCGCCTCCGGCATCTACCCGGCGATGAGAGCCGCCAGACTGAATCCTATTGACGCCCTGCACTACGGGTGA